Proteins from a genomic interval of Ficedula albicollis isolate OC2 chromosome 9, FicAlb1.5, whole genome shotgun sequence:
- the LOC107603834 gene encoding leucine-rich repeat-containing protein 15-like yields MEQGGWQRWLLLLVGIQLASSQCPEQCKCVRSAQVECSGANITAVPSPIPANAMTLQIINTRIAELGAAAFGNASLLIGLRVEKNALSRISPAAFQNLPDLRYLSLASNKLQELPVQVFEPLDKLESLLLSSNQILQVEPSHFAHLSNLKELQLHGNDLKELQEGVFDQLTSLTKLNLARNNIDRLPPRAFERLARLQVLRLYENRLRHIPAGAFDGLPELQELGLHQNQLETLSPELFVHNTNLQKLYLSNNLLTTLPSGVFVPLHALAKITLHVNRLRDISPGAFGPMPNLQELWLYDNELSTLPTAVFSNLTQLQLLVLSKNRLRSVAPGAFQGLGELLELSLHSNALRRLDARALEGLPKLQNISLHHNQLQALPRGLFGGTPGLRHLQLHSNALEYLPAGIFSPLTALREVRLHNNSWRCDKGILPLQGWLEENPHKVGEIPPLCAQPPALQGVPIAGLPKDQFLNPQPPTAAPHPSTLLPADTSEAASPEDASMEPPTGLPASPREEEEEKKEEEERGQWGLTRLQSGVVIAVIVLVCVALLAALVALVVYGCRKKSHVELMRMKAPNEA; encoded by the coding sequence atggagcagggaggctggcagcggtggctgctgctgcttgtgggCATCCAGCTGGCCAGTAGccagtgcccagagcagtgcaagTGCGTCCGTAGCGCCCAGGTGGAGTGCTCTGGCGCCAACATCACCGCggtccccagccccatccctgccaaCGCCATGACCCTGCAGATCATCAACACGCGCATCGCCGAGCTGGGCGCCGCCGCCTTCGGCAACGCCTCCCTGCTGATCGGGCTGCGCGTGGAGAAGAACGCCCTGTCACGCATCAGCCCCGCGGCCTTCCAGAACCTGCCCGACCTGCGCTACCTCAGCCTGGCCAGCAAcaagctgcaggagctccctgtgcagGTCTTTGAGCCTCTGGACAAGCTGGagtctctgctcctctccagcaaCCAGATCCTCCAGGTTGAGCCTTCCCACTTCGCCCATCTGAGCAACCtcaaggagctgcagctgcacgGGAACgacctgaaggagctgcaggagggggtgTTTGACCAGCTGACCAGCCTCACCAAGCTCAACCTGGCCAGGAACAACATCGACCGCCTGCCGCCCCGTGCCTTCGAGCGGCTGGCGCGGCTGCAGGTGCTGCGGCTCTACGAGAACCGGCTCCGGCACATCCCGGCGGGCGCCTTTGATGGGCTGccggagctgcaggagctggggctgcaccagAACCAGCTGGAGACGCTGTCCCCGGAGCTCTTTGTGCACAACACCAACCTGCAGAAGCTCTACCTGTCCAACAACCTCCTCACCACTCTGCCGAGCGGCGTCTTCGTGCCCCTGCACGCTCTCGCCAAGATCACCCTGCACGTCAACCGCCTGCGGGACATCTCCCCCGGCGCCTTTGGGCCCATGCCCaacctgcaggagctctggcttTACGACAACGAGCTTTCCACCCTCCCCACTGCCGTCTTCAGCAACCtcacccagctgcagctcctggttcTCAGCAAGAACCGGCTGCGGTCTGTGGCACCGGGGGCGTTCCAGGGCttgggggagctgctggagctgtcgCTGCACTCCAACGCCCTGCGCCGCCTGGATGCCCGGGCGCTGGAGGGGCTGCCCAAGCTGCAGAACATCTCTCTGCACCACAACCAGCTGCAGGCGCTGCCACGGGGCCTCTTTGGAGGCACCCCCGGGCTGCggcacctgcagctgcactcCAACGCCCTGGAGTACCTGCCTGCCGGCATCTTCTCCCCGCTGACTGCCCTGCGAGAGGTGAGGCTGCACAACAACTCCTGGCGCTGTGACAAGGgcatcctgcccctgcagggctggctggaggaGAACCCTCACAAGGTGGGTGAGATACCCCCGCTGTGTGCCCAGCCTCCCGCCCTGCAGGGCGTCCCCATCGCCGGGCTGCCAAAGGACCAGTTCCTCAACCCCCAGccccccactgctgctccccatcccagcaccctgctccctgctgacaCCTCTGAGGCAGCGTCACCGGAAGATGCCTCAATGGAGCCCCCCACGGGGCTGCCAGCCTCCccaagggaggaggaagaggagaagaaggaggaggaggagagggggcAGTGGGGGCTGACACGCCTGCAGAGTGGGGTGGTGATAGCAGTCATCGTGCTGGTGTGTgtggccctgctggctgctctggtggcactggtggtCTATGGCTGCAGGAAGAAGAGCCATGTTGAGCTCATGAGGATGAAGGCTCCGAATGAAGCCTGA
- the GP5 gene encoding LOW QUALITY PROTEIN: platelet glycoprotein V (The sequence of the model RefSeq protein was modified relative to this genomic sequence to represent the inferred CDS: inserted 1 base in 1 codon) — MLVFRLSVMIKLFFQLDASICPEDCDCSSKNAIYCSGPHIRDLELLNLPCNMTEIHITNANISYLQDVFARMVELQHLILTSNNIALVSPMAFKGLGRLKVLKLLDNKLVELPPEAFDDMVQLQQLIIESNRLKSIEENLFDKLASLQELYLNKNQLTALPSDVMKKLTKLRVLNLSRNYLAALPRNIFSALTRLERLMLYINRLSSIESGMFDSLKELQELFLHSNNIHSIAPDAFHCLRKLRTLTLSRNRLQVLPSGLFLHLHDLSKLTLYRNPLKSLPEVLFGEMRHLGSLWLYHTKLSTIPDFVFSNLTNLELLVLSFXPRAYSSS; from the exons ATGTTGGTGTTCCGTTTGTCAGTGATGATCAAGCTTTTCTTCCAGTTGGATGCATCTATTTGTCCTGAGGATTGTGACTGTTCTTcaaaaaatgccatttattgCTCTGGCCCCCACATAAGAGACCTGGAATTGTTAAATCTGCCTTGCAACATGACAGAAATTCACATAACAAATGCTAACATATCGTACTTGCAGGATGTGTTTGCTAGGATGGTGGAACTGCAGCATCTCATCCTGACTTCAAACAACATCGCTCTGGTTTCACCAATGGCTTTTAAAGGCTTGGGAAGGCTAAAAGTCCTCAAACTGCTAGATAATAAGCTGGTTGAGCTTCCTCCAGAAGCATTTGATGACATGGTGCAGCTTCAGCAACTGATCATTGAAAGTAACAGGTTGAAATCTATCGAGGAAAATCTGTTTGACAAGCTGGCTAGTTTGCAGGAGCTTTACTTGAACAAAAACCAACTAACAGCACTTCCCAGTGATGTGATGAAGAAACTCACCAAACTCAGAGTACTGAACTTATCAAGAAATTACTTAGCAGCACTGCCTAGAAATATATTTAGTGCATTAACCAGGCTTGAGAGGCTGATGCTGTATATTAATAGGCTGTCTTCAATAGAGTCTGGTATGTTTGATagcctgaaggagctgcaggagcttttTCTGCATTCCAATAACATCCATTCCATTGCCCCTGATGCATTTCACTGTCTTCGTAAACTAAGAACCCTGACACTCTCCAGAAACAGGCTTCAGGTTTTGCcttctgggctttttttgcACTTGCATGACCTGTCTAAACTGACCTTGTACAGGAACCCACTGAAGTCTCTTCCAGAAGTATTGTTTGGAGAGATGAGGCATCTTGGTAGCCTATGGCTGTATCACACAAAGCTCTCAACAATACCAGACTTTGTGTTCAGTAACTTGACAAATTTAGAGCTTCTTGTGCTGAGTT AACCCAGAGCTTACAGTTCTTCCTAG